One Trichoderma asperellum chromosome 5, complete sequence genomic region harbors:
- a CDS encoding uncharacterized protein (antiSMASH:Cluster_5.5): MDWTTTNVIRRDGEQLVTQPGSITSAGAVISRIESILESVLDCVAEGKELLIDFATGREDQTTQKIHFPGKCLQEATKFARILLILQLAHDALVSGIVLTKRHIFYQHQELFGSQRTVDKLVDSLALALGIHRDELNIVASSKGVFSGCLSIRLQDDRVIGPATGDAGITLPTTGSIATINCEATRWILVVEKDAIFRSLTSSSFWQTSRVGPGIIITAKGYPDILTCSFLQLIRFNYLTMQFKKQMLRLQVYAGLESNHKIF, encoded by the exons ATGGACTGGACGACAACGAACGTCATACGCCGGGATGGGGAGCAGCTTGTTACCCAGCCTGGAAGCATCACATCGGCTGGGGCTGTCATATCTCGAATCGAGTCCATCTTGGAGTCTGTCCTTGACTGTGTGGCCGAAGGAAAGGAGCTCCTGATCGACTTTGCCACAGGTAGAGAAGATCAAACCACCCAAAAGATCCATTTCCCAGGAAAGTGTTTGCAGGAGGCCACAAAATTCG CTCGGATCCTTCTCATTTTGCAGCTCGCCCACGACGCTCTGGTTTCGGGGATAGTATTGACCAAGCG CCACATCTTCTATCAGCACCAAGAATTATTTGGCAGCCAGAGGACGGTGGATAAGCTTGTAGACAGCCTTGCCCTAGCACTTGGCATTCATCGTGATGAGTTGAATATT GTCGCCTCTTCAAAGGGAGTCTTCTCAGGATGTCTCAGTATTCGCCTTCAAGATGATAGAGTGATTGGTCCCGCCACAGGTGATGCG GGGATTACGCTACCAACGACTGGATCAATTGCGACCATAAACTGCGAAGCCACACGGTGGATTCTCGTCGTTGAGAAAGAC GCAATATTTCGCTCTTTGACATCTTCGTCGTTTTGGCAAACGTCTCGTGTTGGTCCGGGCATCATCATAACA GCCAAGGGGTATCCGGACATACTCACATGCTCGTTTCTGCAGCTCATCCGCTTCAACT ATCTAACAATGCAATTCAAGAAACAGATGCTACGACTTCAAGTATACGCTGGCTTGGAATCAAATCACAAGATCTTCTAG
- a CDS encoding uncharacterized protein (EggNog:ENOG41~antiSMASH:Cluster_5.5~TransMembrane:1 (o797-814i)) — translation MTWMESPQPANVFGASITSTTGIAARTASGSSASTSASNSNSAGVTTASSSYKRASRKGAPRRFVCDHAGCDKIYSRAEHLQRHQLNHNPKEIYRCDVGDCDQKFVRLDLLSRHKKRHTASYTPRNRIPSFDTGGDATIKSPPDRHSVAAQPQSQPQSSYSQHHHQVSTSGPHDAAILLTPDSNTGSTPAPLNHPLTTGRAAHPSTTWAPSLDDRTAPSNIMRHRPSFYATDPSVLPESSGMVGFGGVGYPGDDSLSQGNFAAWLFDPQTTYSDFSMAGLPFLEGGLESTFNNNIHYDYESLTSLSPMDQPHRLSESSSDDWITEARRQELLHWFQTFRKKQPRYEPLMPNLVLESGGDMPALNVDMMRDCLKEFWDNVSPRLPIIHQHTFSPNRCPVLLLLVMISLGAASLRGRDMTGQLSEYGPFADVIISCARWEILTSDDSAPPASLWVLQALLLLEFYEKLYSSRKLHERAHIYHPAFLTLLRRGSPLIGRTGSESPPEPDSLGPDRETPNMALDSRTWWARWAETESMHRVVFAAFMLDVIHAAMFGHAADMAPHEIRLPLPCDDNLWAANSPDVVRQLDANFRMYGVKQVSFLDGLKSALHGKEVKTHSFGRMIIISGLLSVGWHLNHRETHLKWLDIRTPSMETQENWRKLLLRAFDNWKGSFDIAMSDSISDAPGHRGIPNGPINSASVLYHLAHISLHADIVDCQVYAGAKRLLGRKVSSRDYSNVIKRMSTWSNQGSTRHAILHAFKLLYRVVVDPHPRRRNSPHPPEHAAIQYSIRNEPDPHRPWIMYYAVLAIWAFVQALGRPPGKGFPLPTSQLGHSSYARMVEYVSSVAALQELDEQASAVLYEGLPDLLDVMVDILEEADTELLSEARERLKVCKEVLLGGLPRQLH, via the exons ATGACTTGGATGGAGTCGCCACAGCCTGCGAATGTCTTCGGGGCCTCGATCACCTCGACGACGGGCATCGCGGCGCGCACAGCGTCGGGGTCCAGCGCGAGCACCAGCgcgagcaacagcaacagcgccGGCGTCACGACCGCCTCGTCGTCCTACAAGCGCGCCAGCCGGAAGGGCGCGCCGCGACGCTTTGTGTGCGATCATGCCGGGTGCGACAAGATCTACTCGCGCGCCGAGCATCTGCAGCGCCATCAGCTGAACC acaACCCGAAGGAGATTTACCGCTGCGACGTTGGCGACTGCGACCAGAAGTTTGTGCGACTGGATCTGCTGTCGCGCCACAAGAAGCGACACACGGCCTCGTACACGCCGAGGAACCGCATCCCCAGCTTCGACACCGGGGGCGATGCCACGATCAAGTCGCCGCCGGATCGCCATAGCGTCGCCGCCCAGCCGCAGTCACAGCCGCAGTCGTCGTACAgtcagcatcaccaccaagtGTCGACGTCGGGGCCTCACGATGCCGCCATTCTGCTGACTCCCGACTCCAACACGGGATCAACTCCCGCGCCGCTGAACCATCCGCTGACGACGGGCAGAGCAGCCCATCCAAGCACGACGTGGGCGCCATCGCTTGACGACCGCACGGCTCCAAGCAACATCATGAGACATAGGCCGAGTTTCTACGCAACCGACCCGTCGGTTCTGCCGGAATCGTCTGGCATGGTGGGCTTTGGAGGCGTTGGGTATCCTGGCGACGACTCCTTGTCGCAAGGCAACTTTGCCGCTTGGCTATTCGACCCTCAAACCACCTACAGCGATTTCAGCATGGCGGGTCTTCCTTTCCTTGAAGGTGGCCTGGAGTCTActttcaacaacaacattCACTACGACTACGAGTCTCTCACCAGTTTGTCGCCCATGGACCAGCCTCACCGACTCTCCGAGTCGTCATCAGACGACTGGATCACGGAAGCAAGGCGGCAAGAGCTGCTTCACTGGTTCCAAACCTTCCGCAAGAAGCAGCCGAGATACGAGCCACTGATGCCCAACCTGGTCCTCGAAAGCGGCGGCGACATGCCTGCGCTAAACGTGGACATGATGAGAGACTGTCTCAAGGAATTCTGGGATAATGTCTCGCCTCGACTCCCCATTATCCACCAACACACATTCTCTCCGAACCGATGCCCCGTTCTGCTCCTTCTTGTCATGATTTCCCTCGGTGCTGCATCATTACGGGGCCGCGATATGACGGGACAACTATCAGAATATGGCCCCTTTGCAGATGTAATAATTTCTTGTGCGCGATGGGAGATCTTGACCTCTGATGATTCTGCGCCACCTGCTAGTCTCTGGGTTTTACAGGCTCTCCTACTTCTCGAATTTTACGAAAAGCTGTATTCGTCTCGAAAACTGCACGAGAGGGCGCATATCTACCATCCCGCATTTCTAACGCTGCTCAGACGCGGAAGTCCCTTGATTGGCAGAACGGGCAGTGAATCCCCACCTGAGCCAGATTCGCTGGGACCAGATCGAGAAACACCGAATATGGCGCTAGATTCCCGGACGTGGTGGGCTCGATGGGCAGAGACGGAGTCGATGCATCGGGTCGTGTTTGCGGCGTTTATGCTCGACGTTATCCACGCCGCAATGTTTGGCCACGCGGCGGACATGGCGCCCCACGAAATCCGACTGCCGCTCCCCTGTGACGACAACCTCTGGGCGGCGAATAGCCCGGATGTGGTTCGTCAACTGGATGCCAACTTTAGAATGTACGGCGTGAAGCAGGTCTCTTTCCTAGACGGACTGAAAAGCGCACTGCATGGAAAGGAGGTCAAGACGCATTCGTTTGGACGTATGATTATCATTTCGGGGTTGCTGAGCGTGGGGTGGCACTTAAACCACAGAGAGACGCATCTGAAATGGCTGGATATCCGGACGCCATCGATGGAGACGCAGGAAAATTGGCGCAAGTTGCTTCTCAGAGCATTTGACAACTGGAAGGGCAGCTTTGATATTGCCATGTCCGACTCCATTTCCGATGCCCCTGGTCACCGAGGCATCCCCAATGGCCCTATCAACAGCGCCTCAGTTCTCTATCACCTCGCCCACATAAGTCTTCACGCAGATATTGTCGATTGCCAAGTTTATGCCGGCGCCAAGCGTCTTCTTGGGCGCAAAGTCTCATCCAGGGACTATTCCAATGTCATCAAGCGCATGAGCACCTGGTCAAACCAGGGGTCGACCCGCCATGCTATTCTCCATGCTTTCAAGCTCCTCTACCGCGTTGTTGTCGACCCCCACCCTCGACGTCGAAACAGCCCTCACCCGCCCGAACATGCCGCCATTCAGTATTCTATCCGGAACGAGCCCGACCCTCACCGACCGTGGATCATGTATTATGCCGTGTTGGCCATCTGGGCGTTTGTACAAGCTTTGGGGCGTCCTCCCGGAAAGGGCTTTCCGCTGCCCACATCGCAGCTTGGACATAGCAGTTATGCGCGGATGGTCGAGTACGTATCTAGTGTTGCTGCGCTGCAAGAGCTTGACGAGCAGGCATCAGCGGTGTTATACGAAGGTTTGCCAGATCTACTTGACGTGATGGTCGACAtccttgaagaagcagaCACAGAGCTGCTGTCAGAAGCACGGGAACGGTTAAAAGTGTGCAAAGAGGTGCTACTGGGAGGACTTCCTCGGCAGCTACACTGA
- a CDS encoding uncharacterized protein (antiSMASH:Cluster_5.5) yields the protein MIGGSEPSATSRLSAYLSKFNPVPAFPEYTGPFKVGTIDVEIPVADLPSPAPRPENASGIPTVLFRVFYPAVAESNEKLISWLPAPQRHYVSAYTKFMGVGHTLAELLSFLPRHLHYTSIPAHKNATLASPETENNRWPTMIFSHGLGGSRNSYSYIAGSLASHGVVVICPEHRDGSSVTTYVRIPGQHGRLARKVIPYNRISHEVSPEVYEAREAQLRIRLWEMGLIHEAILAIDAGRELSNLNLTTPSLSQFVGRLHVNDPGSIIFAGHSFGSTTMYQLLKSTYYATVPEIAGMEAPLFTPSEDSSIRKQVTEKSVTMLLDMWCMPLLSPNSSALYNLPLPLYADVPSAAGGNALLAVESDAFFKWSEHLHATARLLSPDPTAKVVTPEIFETPSGNKLAEPNFFYVVNSAHLSQSDFAILFPLLTRKVFNAVEPERALRLNLRAQLQFLRANKVPVARTWIGDLVDGAHMDKLDLAKKDASAEVVADGLNDDKAIFDRSGNNIVDSWKWIDTIGMAEEKESEKSTTEKIEQSEEQMKGELEPSEQPSEPATVKGVTLPQGHGWREI from the exons ATGATTGGAGGCTCAGAGCCCTCAGCGACCTCCAGGCTTTCTGCCTATCTCTCCAAATTCAATCCCGTGCCAGCTTTCCCCGAGTATACCGGACCGTTCAAAGTCGGCACGATTGACGTCGAGATTCCAGTCGCCGATCTCCCTTCGCCAGCTCCACGACCCGAAAATGCCAGCGGTATTCCAACAGTGCTGTTTCGAGTCTTCTACCCAGCTGTCGCAGAGTCGAACGAGAAGCTGATTAGCTGGTTGCCTGCGCCGCAAAGACACTATGTTTCAGCTTACACCAAGTTCATGGGAGTTGGACACACGCTGGCTGAGCTCCTCTC ATTCCTGCCCCGACACCTTCATTATACCTCCATTCCCGCCCATAAAAATGCTACATTGGCATCTCCCGAGACCGAAAACAACCGATGGCCAACCATGATCTTCTCGCATGGCCTTGGAGGCAGCCGAAACTCATATTCATACATTGCTGGATCGCTTGCCTCCCACGGAGTTGTTGTCATCTGCCCCGAGCATCGAGATGGAAGCTCCGTCACTACATATGTTCGCATTCCTGGCCAACACGGTCGCCTTGCCCGGAAGGTGATCCCGTACAACCGAATTTCGCACGAAGTTTCACCAGAAGTATATGAGGCTAGAGAAGCGCAGTTAAGGATCAGATTGTGGGAAATGGGCCTGATACACGAGGCCATCTTAGCCATCGACGCTGGCCGAGAGCTTTCTAACCTCAACCTCACTACCCCGAGCCTGAGCCAGTTTGTTGGTCGCCTGCATGTCAATGACCCTGGCAGCATTATCTTTGCCGGCCACAGCTTTGGCTCCACCACCATGTACCAACTCCTTAAAAGCACCTATTACGCTACTGTTCCAGAAATAGCTGGCATGGAGGCGCCATTATTTACACCTTCAGAGGACAGCAGCATTCGGAAACAGGTGACAGAGAAGAGTGTCACCATGCTCCTGGATATGTGGTGCATGCCCCTGCTGTCTCCCAACTCTAGTGCTCTATATAACCTTCCGCTTCCTTTATACGCTGATGTTCCCTCGGCAGCGGGCGGAAATGCTCTCTTGGCTGTTGAATCTGATGCTTTCTTCAAATGGTCAGAGCATCTCCATGCTACGGCTCGACTGCTATCGCCCGATCCAACGGCCAAGGTTGTGACACCAGAGATCTTTGAGACACCCAGTGGCAACAAACTTGCCGAGCCCAACTTCTTCTACGTTGTCAACTCAGCTCACTTGAGTCAATCTGACTTTGCCATTTTGTTTCCCCTCTTGACCAGAAAGGTGTTCAATGCTGTCGAGCCAGAGCGTGCTCTTCGGTTGAACTTGCGGGCACAGCTACAGTTTCTCCGAGCAAACAAGGTTCCTGTAGCACGGACATGGATTGGAGACCTTGTCGATGGAGCTCATATGGACAAGCTGGATCTTGCAAAGAAGGACGCAAGCGCGGAGGTAGTGGCTGATGGATTGAACGACGACAAGGCCATTTTTGACAGAAGCGGAAACAATATTGTTGACAGCTGGAAATGGATCGACACTATCGGCATggcagaggagaaggaaagtgAAAAATCGACGACGGAGAAGATTGAACAGAGCGAGGAGCAGATGAAAGGCGAGCTGGAGCCCAGCGAACAACCCTCTGAGCCAGCCACGGTCAAAGGCGTCACTCTGCCTCAAGGCCATGGTTGGCGGGAGATATGA
- a CDS encoding uncharacterized protein (antiSMASH:Cluster_5.5), with translation MKKCAKILSLQTQEERVNSYITMAPNLTEEEIDDLVYFARVGEDADLTETLTALSEREKATPAEILLAAKDEGKSTALHMAAGNGHLETVRKLIQYFDERPKEEKKTFLDDANEHGNTGMHWAALGGHLDIVKLLMEQGASPALANERNYVPLDLAYFNEHNDVAQFFLASAGMLEEKNQESGLNGAVEAVKLEENEGEGEDN, from the exons ATGAAGAAGTGTGCTAAAATTTTATCTTTGCAAACTCAAGAAGAGCGAGTGAACTCATATATCACAATGGCGCCGAATCTcactgaagaagaaatcgacGATCTCGTGTATTTCGCCAGAGTAGGCGAGGATGCGGATCTTACCGAGACGCTGACGGCCTTGTCAGAGCGCGAGAAGGCGACTCCAGCTGAGATTCTGCTGGCCGCTAAGGATGAGGGCAAATCAACGGCTTTACACATGGCGGCAGGAAATGGCCATTTAG AAACTGTTCGCAAACTCATTCAATATTTTGATGAGAGaccaaaggaagagaagaagactttCCTGGACGATGCCAATGAGCATGGAAACACCGGTATGCACTGGGCTGCTCTTGGAGGCCACCTGGACATTGTCAAGCTTCTCATGGAACAAGGTGCTTCACCTGCACTGGCCAATGAGCGAAACTACGTTCCCCTGGACCTGGCTTACTTTAACGAACACAACGACGTTGCGCAATTCTTTTTGGCATCTGCCGGCAtgctggaggagaagaacCAGGAGAGCGGATTGAACGGTGCCGTAGAGGCGGTCAAGCTGGAAGAGAATGAAGGCGAAGGAGAGGATAACTAA
- a CDS encoding uncharacterized protein (antiSMASH:Cluster_5.5), with amino-acid sequence MATATGRDIGSAKSRKRASDDSADSFPKRPKVGGKTDLTRWRMKDDESRHTWHYLEDDKAAEEWPQSYAEKWYLNLPMDLPALPKATTPLESAENGLTFFEKLQLPSGHWGCEYGGPMFLLVGVVVAWYVTKTPIPDAYATEIKNYLTARAHPKDGGWGLHIEGESTVLGTAMNYTVLRLVGVDPEEPVMVKARATLHKLGGAVNNPHWGKFWLAVLGVVEWDIVNPVPPEIWLLPDWVPIAPWRWWIHIRQVFLPMGYIYSKRWSCEETDEIRGLKQELFVTPHAEINWASHRNSIAPIDNYNPKSWLLNTVNWVLVNVYNPYLRFNFIKERGEQWASELVDMEDANTDYAGLAPVNSPMNMIVCYIRDGPDAFSVRRHRERLEEFLWVKDEGMLCNGTNGVQCWDTAFAILAVVESGLHDKERWRPMLLKALQYLESQQIRENCKDQEKCYRQPRKGGWPFSNKDQGYGVSDCISEALKAVILLQKTEGYPQLLEDQRIFDAVDTLLLYQNDNGAVSSYEQRRGSEYLELLNAAEVFGRIMVEYDYPECTTACVTVLSLFRKHWPEYRTEEINLFIKRATNWIKGYQRPDGSWYGSWGICFTYAAMFALQSMAAIGENYSNSRVAKRGCDFLISKQREDGGWSESYQASETMTYIEHESGSLVVQTAWALIALLEADYPDMERIKKGIKLITDRQQANGEWLQENIEGVFNKSCMISYPNYKYTFTIKALGLFAKKYPNEKL; translated from the exons ATGGCTACCGCCACAGGTCGAGATATCGGCAGCGCCAAGTCCCGCAAGCGAGCCTCTGACGACTCTGCCGACAGCTTTCCCAAGCGACCCAAAGTCGGTGGCAAGACAGACCTCACGAGATGGAGAATGAAAGACGACGAGAGCCGCCACACGTGGCACTATCTCGAGGACGACAAGGCAGCCGAGGAGTGGCCGCAGAGCTATGCTGAAAAATGGTACCTGAATCTGCCCATG GATCTCCCCGCTCTGCCGAAAGCTACGACACCGCTCGAATCTGCCGAGAACGGCCTTACCTTCTTCGAAAAGCTTCAATTGCCCTCTGGCCACTGGGGCTGCGAGTACGGCGGCCCCATGTTTCTTCTGGTGGGCGTTGTCGTTGCTTGGTATGTGACGAAGACGCCCATCCCCGACGCCTACGCGACCGAGATAAAGAATTACCTTACCGCACGGGCGCATCCCAAAGATGGTGGCTGGGGACTGCACATTGAGGGCGAAAGCACAGTCCTTGGCACTGCTATGAACTATACCGTCCTTCGACTCGTTGGCGTGGATCCTGAGGAGCCCGTCATGGTGAAGGCCAGAGCAACTCTGCATAAGCTGGGGGGTGCAGTGAATAACCCTCACTGGGGCAAATTTTGGCTGGCGGTCCTGGGCGTTGTGGAGTGGGATATTGTGAATCCTGTGCCTCCTGAAATCTGGTTGCTGCCAGATTGGGTCCCAATTGCTCCCTGGCGATGGTGGATTCACATTCGACAAGTGTTTTTGCCCATGGGATACATCTACTCCAAGAGATGGAGCTGTGAAGAGACAGATGAGATCCGAGGGTTGAAGCAGGAGCTGTTCGTCACGCCCCACGCAGAGATCAACTGGGCAAGCCACCGAAACAGCATTGCGCCTATTGACAACTATAATCCAAAATCATGGCTGCTCAATACAGTCAATTGGGTTTTGGTCAATGTTTATAATCCATACCTCCGCTTCAATTTCATCAAAGAACGAGGAGAGCAGTGGGCAAGTGAGCTTGTCGACATGGAAGATGCAAATACAGATTATGCAGGCTTAGCACCGGTCAATTCGCCGATGAATATGATTGTGTGTTATATCCGGGACGGCCCAGATGCGTTCAGTGTACGGAGGCACAGGGAGCGACTGGAAGAGTTCTTGTGGGTCAAAGATGAAGGAATGCTGTGCAACGGCACAAACGGCGTCCAGTGCTGGGATACTGCTTTTGCCATCCTGGCTGTGGTTGAGTCGGGGCTGCACGACAAAGAGCGCTGGCGACCTATGCTGTTGAAGGCGCTTCAGTATCTAGAGAGCCAGCAAATCAGAGAGAACTGCAAAGACCAAGAAAAATGCTACCGACAACCCCGGAAAGGCGGCTGGCCATTTAGCAACAAAGACCAGGGATATGGTGTCAGCGACTGTATTTCAGAAGCACTCAAGGCAGTCATTCTACTCCAGAAAACGGAAGGCTACCCGCAGCTTCTTGAAGATCAGCGAATTTTCGATGCCGTTGATACGCTATTGCTGTATCAGAATGACAATGGCGCAGTCTCATCATACGAGCAGCGAAGAGGTAGCGAGTACCTAGAGTTGCTCAACGCGGCAGAGGTATTTGGCAGAATCATGGTTGAATACGACTACCCCGAATGCACAACAGCATGTGTCACAGTACTGTCTTTATTCCGCAAGCACTGGCCTGAATACAGAACTGAGGAGATTAATCTGTTCATCAAGAGAGCTACCAACTGGATTAAGGGCTACCAAAGGCCCGACGGCAGTTGGTATGGAAGCTGGGGAATTTGCTTTACTTATGCCGCAATGTTTGCACTCCAAAGTATGGCTGCTATTGGAGAAAACTATTCCAACAGCAGAGTAGCTAAGCGAGGCTGCGATTTCCTCATTTCGAAGCAGCGTGAAGATGGCGGATGGTCTGAGAGTTACCAG GCTTCTGAAACCATGACGTACATTGAGCATGAATCGGGATCCCTTGTCGTGCAGACTGCATGGGCTCTGATCGCCCTACTTGAGGCGGACTACCCTGATATGGAGCGAATCAAGAAGGGCATTAAACTCATCACCGACCGGCAGCAGGCAAACGGCGAATGGTTGCAGGAGAACATTGAAGGCGTCTTCAACAAATCTTGCATGATTTCGTATCCAAACTACAAGTACACATTTACAATCAAGGCGCTGGGACTGTTTGCTAAGAAGTATCCAAACGAGAAGCTATAA